One segment of Comamonas thiooxydans DNA contains the following:
- a CDS encoding efflux RND transporter periplasmic adaptor subunit: MILGLALGLSLAAHGQGGSAAQSLPKTQASLPSVLDQREIRAQLSPRRYTTLAAEIGAKVQRLPVVEGGAFRQGQLLVQFDCSLPQAQLNKAQAGVDATEKTWKANQRLAELNSVGKVELDISQAEWNKARAEVAANRSLLSKCQITAPYAGRVAEQKIREQQYAQPGQALLDILDDSALELEFLVPSRWLSWLHSGSEFQVRIDETGKTYPAKVQRLAARVDPVSQSVKVNAAIHGKFTELIAGMSGQVLLAPPQTGKP; encoded by the coding sequence TTGATTCTGGGCCTGGCGCTGGGCCTGTCGCTCGCCGCTCATGGCCAAGGCGGCTCGGCTGCCCAGAGCCTTCCCAAGACTCAGGCATCCTTGCCCAGCGTGCTGGACCAGCGTGAGATCCGTGCCCAGCTTTCACCGCGCCGCTACACCACTCTGGCAGCAGAGATCGGTGCCAAGGTACAGCGTCTGCCCGTGGTGGAGGGAGGCGCATTTCGTCAGGGACAGCTGCTGGTGCAGTTTGACTGCAGCCTGCCGCAAGCCCAGCTGAACAAGGCCCAGGCGGGCGTTGATGCCACCGAGAAGACCTGGAAGGCCAACCAGCGCCTGGCGGAGTTGAACTCCGTCGGCAAGGTGGAACTGGATATTTCTCAGGCCGAATGGAACAAGGCCAGGGCCGAAGTCGCAGCCAACCGTAGCCTGCTGAGCAAATGCCAGATCACCGCACCCTATGCCGGTCGTGTGGCCGAGCAGAAGATCCGTGAGCAGCAATATGCGCAGCCGGGCCAGGCGCTGCTGGACATTCTGGACGACTCCGCGCTGGAGCTGGAGTTCCTGGTGCCCTCGCGCTGGCTCAGCTGGCTGCATTCGGGCTCGGAATTCCAGGTGCGTATTGACGAAACCGGCAAAACCTATCCTGCCAAGGTGCAGCGCCTGGCCGCGCGGGTGGACCCGGTGAGCCAGTCCGTCAAGGTCAATGCGGCCATTCACGGAAAGTTTACCGAGCTGATCGCCGGAATGAGCGGGCAGGTGCTGCTGGCACCACCCCAGACCGGCAAGCCCTAG
- a CDS encoding EAL domain-containing protein, with amino-acid sequence MQMNDLEVDGNRHLNHLMRSGVCAEGVDRILRAVRKHLGMDIAFVSHFGAAERVLKHLDSVSGGPLYQGQSIPMQEGYCLKVVHGELPECIPDTSCVPAAQHISATHAIPIGSHLSVPVRLTDGHVYGTLCCFSYLPNPTLGERDMQLLRAFAEILADRIEEQAAEEQVKARLVGEVRSALAHGDPRMVFQPICSLRDKAICGFESLSRFDVEPRHAPDYWFDVADKAGLGIDLELCAVSKVLPALERLPVNSSVSVNCSPQLLLSSKFHQLLDGIDDLSRLVLEITEHAAVKDYKALAIGLEPYRRRGVKLAVDDAGAGYSSMRHILNLEPEIIKLDMSLTHSIDTDEKRRALARGLISFAHEIGSLVIAEGVERPEELDMLKRLGVDCAQGYLLSRPLEIDAAAVFSLH; translated from the coding sequence ATGCAGATGAACGATCTGGAGGTTGACGGGAATCGCCATCTCAATCATTTGATGAGATCAGGTGTGTGCGCAGAAGGAGTGGATCGCATACTGCGTGCGGTTCGCAAGCACCTGGGAATGGATATCGCCTTTGTCTCACACTTCGGTGCTGCCGAACGGGTGCTCAAGCATTTGGACAGTGTTTCGGGTGGGCCGCTCTATCAAGGCCAGAGCATTCCCATGCAAGAGGGATACTGCCTGAAGGTTGTGCATGGCGAGCTGCCCGAGTGCATTCCGGACACAAGTTGTGTGCCGGCCGCTCAGCACATTTCTGCAACACATGCCATTCCCATAGGTTCCCATTTGAGTGTTCCCGTCCGTCTCACGGATGGGCATGTGTATGGGACGCTTTGCTGCTTCAGCTACCTCCCGAATCCAACGCTAGGGGAGCGCGACATGCAATTGCTGCGCGCATTTGCAGAGATCCTGGCAGACCGCATCGAAGAGCAGGCTGCCGAGGAGCAGGTCAAGGCACGGTTGGTCGGTGAGGTCCGATCCGCGTTGGCGCACGGTGATCCGAGGATGGTTTTCCAGCCGATCTGCAGTTTGCGTGACAAGGCCATCTGCGGCTTTGAAAGCCTTTCGCGTTTTGATGTCGAGCCCAGGCATGCGCCGGATTATTGGTTCGATGTGGCAGACAAGGCAGGTTTAGGCATCGACCTGGAGTTGTGCGCTGTTTCCAAGGTGCTGCCAGCGCTGGAGCGGCTGCCCGTCAACAGCAGCGTAAGTGTCAACTGCTCGCCACAATTGCTGCTCAGCAGCAAATTCCATCAACTACTTGATGGCATTGATGATCTCTCCCGTCTGGTCCTGGAGATTACAGAACATGCTGCGGTCAAGGATTACAAAGCCCTTGCCATTGGGCTGGAGCCTTACCGTCGCCGGGGCGTGAAACTGGCGGTTGACGATGCTGGTGCAGGCTATTCCAGCATGCGGCATATCCTCAATCTTGAGCCCGAGATCATCAAGCTGGATATGAGTCTTACTCACTCTATCGATACAGATGAGAAACGGCGTGCACTGGCCAGAGGCCTCATCAGCTTCGCGCATGAAATAGGAAGCCTGGTGATTGCAGAGGGCGTTGAACGGCCGGAAGAGCTGGATATGCTGAAAAGGCTTGGAGTGGATTGCGCCCAAGGGTATTTGCTTTCCAGGCCACTTGAGATTGATGCTGCGGCGGTGTTCTCGCTTCACTAG
- a CDS encoding RNA polymerase sigma factor: MPHTQPSSHSPAVADASDLELAFRAAAGDEVAFEAIMRRHNRLLFRTARAILKSDMDAEDVVQQAYLQAWQALGNFRADAKLSTWLVRIVVNEALGQIRRRQLKIVPLESAMASPQQTDASWQQDDMDRGPDRTVMRSELRQIMEARIDLLPDDFRRVFMLRGVEEMSAQEVSQILEIPEATVRTRFFRARSMLREGLSQDLDMALSDAFNFDGERCNRIVSLVRARLARR; encoded by the coding sequence ATGCCGCACACTCAACCTTCGAGCCACAGCCCTGCGGTTGCTGATGCTTCGGATCTGGAGCTCGCTTTCAGAGCTGCAGCTGGCGATGAGGTGGCTTTCGAGGCCATCATGCGACGCCACAATCGCTTGTTGTTTCGCACCGCACGAGCCATATTGAAAAGCGATATGGATGCCGAAGATGTCGTGCAGCAGGCCTATTTGCAGGCTTGGCAGGCATTGGGAAATTTCAGGGCGGATGCCAAGTTGTCGACATGGCTGGTACGCATTGTCGTCAATGAAGCTCTTGGACAGATTAGACGTCGTCAGTTGAAGATCGTGCCGCTGGAGTCCGCGATGGCATCGCCCCAGCAGACGGATGCCAGTTGGCAGCAGGACGATATGGATCGGGGCCCCGATCGAACAGTCATGCGTTCGGAGTTGCGTCAAATCATGGAGGCGCGCATTGACCTGCTGCCCGATGACTTCCGCCGGGTTTTCATGTTGCGCGGGGTGGAAGAGATGAGTGCGCAAGAGGTGTCGCAGATACTGGAAATTCCAGAGGCTACGGTGCGCACGCGCTTCTTCCGTGCACGAAGCATGCTTCGTGAAGGGCTTTCACAGGATCTGGATATGGCGCTCAGCGACGCCTTCAATTTCGATGGGGAGCGGTGCAATCGCATCGTGTCCTTGGTGCGGGCAAGACTGGCCCGGCGCTAA
- a CDS encoding cytochrome c family protein → MNTERWLLPGMLSFAAAVHAAPDKLPGEQIYARCAACHALAYDRVGPHHCGLLGRRAGTVPGFAYSDAMKNSGFIWDEKTLDRFLTQPMKVLPGTTMTYAGIPDSKERSDLIAYLKQANDSRECHSLRALSH, encoded by the coding sequence ATGAACACCGAACGGTGGCTGCTGCCTGGCATGCTGTCGTTCGCGGCGGCAGTGCATGCAGCACCAGACAAGCTTCCTGGCGAGCAGATCTACGCCCGCTGTGCGGCCTGCCATGCGCTGGCATATGACCGAGTGGGACCGCATCATTGTGGCCTGCTGGGACGGCGTGCGGGCACGGTTCCCGGCTTTGCTTACTCGGATGCCATGAAGAACTCCGGCTTCATCTGGGACGAAAAAACACTCGATCGTTTCCTGACCCAGCCCATGAAGGTGCTACCAGGTACAACAATGACGTACGCCGGAATCCCTGACTCCAAGGAGCGTAGCGACTTGATTGCCTACCTCAAGCAAGCTAACGATTCACGAGAGTGCCATTCACTTCGAGCACTCTCGCATTGA
- the ybgF gene encoding tol-pal system protein YbgF, with translation MMKQALLTLRHATLPRMVAAGLLAGSAISAHAALFGDDEARRAIIELRQRVDSLQQSQEQTRRSLLDLQSQIESLKSDQAKLRGQNEQLTRDAAELQRGQKDLAKGFDERLRQFEPVSVTVDGVEFTADRNEQQEFEQALGMFRSGKFPEAGQAFAAFLRQWPKSGYTPSVRFWLGNSQYATRDYKNAIANFRSVMTNAPMHARAPEAALSIANCLVELKDTKAARKTLEELLQAYPNSEAAGIAKSKLATLK, from the coding sequence ATGATGAAGCAGGCCTTGTTGACTCTCCGTCACGCAACGCTGCCTCGCATGGTGGCGGCCGGCCTGCTGGCCGGCTCTGCCATCAGCGCCCATGCAGCCCTGTTTGGTGATGACGAGGCGCGCCGCGCCATCATCGAACTGCGCCAGCGCGTTGACAGCCTGCAGCAATCGCAGGAGCAGACCCGCCGCAGCCTGCTGGATCTGCAGTCGCAGATCGAGTCGCTCAAGTCGGACCAGGCCAAGCTGCGAGGTCAGAACGAGCAACTGACACGCGACGCCGCAGAGTTGCAGCGTGGTCAGAAAGATCTGGCCAAGGGCTTTGACGAGCGTCTGCGCCAGTTCGAGCCCGTCAGCGTCACTGTGGACGGCGTGGAGTTCACCGCCGATCGCAATGAGCAGCAGGAATTCGAGCAGGCTCTGGGCATGTTCCGTTCGGGCAAGTTCCCCGAGGCCGGCCAGGCCTTCGCCGCTTTCCTGCGCCAATGGCCCAAGAGCGGCTATACGCCGTCGGTGCGCTTCTGGCTGGGCAACTCGCAGTACGCCACGCGCGACTACAAGAATGCCATCGCCAATTTCCGTTCGGTCATGACCAATGCGCCCATGCATGCTCGTGCACCCGAAGCGGCCCTGTCCATCGCCAACTGTCTGGTGGAACTCAAGGACACCAAGGCAGCTCGCAAGACCCTGGAAGAGCTGCTGCAGGCCTATCCGAACTCGGAAGCCGCAGGGATTGCCAAGTCCAAGCTGGCGACGCTCAAGTAA
- a CDS encoding ThiF family adenylyltransferase: MAEYSQPQAETAPQSGAVFSMEEADVQRRFGGLERLYGVQGAARIRAAHVVVVGVGGVGSWTAEALARSGVSRLTLIDMDHVAESNINRQIHALTSTVGQAKIDAMRDRIAEINPGCEVNCIDEFVDPDNWLQLLPADADAVIDACDQIKAKAEMAAHARKTRQCFISVGAAGGKRMAHLVDIADLSATTHDPLLSQLRYRLRKQHGAPKDGKRMGVTCVFSREAVAPPDASCSIEGGDGSLNCHGYGSVVAVTATFGQCAAGWVLDQLARKPS, from the coding sequence ATGGCCGAATATTCTCAGCCTCAAGCGGAAACAGCGCCCCAATCCGGCGCTGTTTTTTCTATGGAAGAAGCAGATGTACAGCGCCGCTTTGGCGGCTTGGAGCGCCTCTACGGCGTGCAGGGGGCAGCCCGGATTCGTGCGGCCCATGTGGTGGTGGTTGGTGTGGGCGGAGTCGGTTCATGGACGGCCGAGGCTCTGGCGCGCAGCGGCGTGAGTCGTTTGACTCTGATCGATATGGACCATGTGGCCGAGTCCAATATCAATCGCCAGATCCACGCGCTGACCAGCACTGTCGGTCAGGCCAAGATCGATGCCATGCGTGATCGCATCGCCGAGATCAATCCAGGCTGCGAGGTCAATTGCATCGATGAATTTGTCGATCCGGACAACTGGCTGCAACTCTTGCCGGCAGATGCCGATGCGGTGATAGATGCTTGCGATCAGATCAAGGCCAAGGCCGAAATGGCGGCGCATGCGCGCAAGACCCGGCAGTGCTTTATCTCCGTTGGTGCTGCAGGTGGCAAGCGCATGGCCCACTTGGTGGACATTGCAGACCTGAGTGCGACAACCCATGATCCGCTTCTGTCGCAGCTGCGCTACCGACTGCGCAAGCAGCATGGTGCTCCCAAGGATGGCAAGCGCATGGGGGTGACTTGTGTGTTCAGCCGTGAGGCCGTCGCACCACCTGATGCATCTTGCTCAATCGAGGGCGGTGATGGCAGTCTCAACTGCCACGGCTATGGCTCGGTCGTGGCGGTGACAGCTACCTTTGGTCAGTGCGCAGCAGGCTGGGTACTTGATCAATTGGCTCGCAAACCAAGCTAA
- a CDS encoding TolC family protein — protein sequence MNALAYLRSETNFRSRVRFTALLGSAIWLTGCANLTSQALSTEEIQSQVQADRQSLGKDVAPLTGPVSLEEAIARAIKYNAAQRLRGMEEAVAQGTANVAKFDMLPKLVASAGYRYRDKDLISRSTDSVTGAPSLAHPYISSDRESTLASLSFSWSLLDFGQSYYAARQHADRAQIAAERRRKAIHTLIQDVRIAYWRVAAAQALESSLQTAGQDADKALEDSRKVEAEKLRSPMEPLRYQRQLLENIRLLEAIQQELSSSRIELASLMGVSPAELNQPLRVIEPAASNAQRWLEQPVDKLEDRALLLNPDLRESLYNARIANEETKRVMLRMFPGLSFNYGVNKSSDSYLINDRWQDAGLQISFNLLGLLSLPAQRQLADAGVQLADQRRLATQMAVLTQLHVARLQFANAVRQYERAQTIASVDQRLSEHVNNQVQADKLNALERVSQQTTTILSVLRRYQAQSNMQAASSRLQATLGMEPVIEGSDSMPLPELTQAVGKSLQSWDAGQFQ from the coding sequence ATGAACGCCCTTGCTTACCTCCGGTCTGAGACAAATTTTCGTAGCCGTGTCCGGTTCACGGCCCTGCTAGGCTCGGCCATCTGGCTCACCGGTTGCGCCAATTTGACAAGCCAGGCGCTTTCCACGGAAGAAATTCAGTCCCAGGTTCAGGCCGATCGGCAAAGCCTTGGCAAGGACGTCGCTCCTCTGACCGGGCCCGTGAGCCTGGAAGAGGCGATTGCGCGGGCCATCAAGTACAACGCAGCCCAGCGTCTGCGTGGCATGGAAGAGGCAGTGGCCCAGGGCACGGCCAATGTTGCCAAGTTCGACATGCTGCCCAAGCTGGTGGCCTCGGCTGGCTACCGCTACCGCGACAAGGATCTGATCAGCCGCAGCACCGACTCGGTCACGGGCGCGCCTTCCCTGGCCCATCCCTATATCTCGTCGGATCGTGAGTCGACCTTGGCTTCGCTGAGCTTCTCCTGGAGCCTGCTGGACTTCGGTCAAAGCTATTACGCCGCTCGTCAGCACGCGGATCGCGCCCAGATTGCGGCTGAGCGTCGCCGCAAGGCCATACACACGCTGATCCAGGACGTACGTATCGCATACTGGCGTGTGGCTGCGGCCCAGGCGCTGGAGTCTTCGCTGCAGACCGCAGGCCAGGATGCAGACAAGGCCCTGGAAGACTCGCGCAAGGTCGAGGCGGAAAAGCTGCGCTCCCCCATGGAGCCGCTGCGCTATCAGCGCCAGTTGCTGGAGAACATCCGACTGCTGGAGGCCATTCAGCAGGAGCTGTCTTCCTCGCGCATCGAGCTGGCATCCTTGATGGGAGTCTCGCCCGCAGAGCTGAACCAGCCGCTGCGCGTGATCGAGCCTGCCGCCTCGAATGCCCAGCGCTGGCTGGAGCAGCCGGTGGACAAGCTGGAAGACCGAGCCCTGCTGCTGAACCCGGATCTGCGCGAGAGCCTGTACAACGCCCGTATCGCCAATGAAGAGACCAAGCGCGTCATGCTGCGCATGTTCCCCGGCCTTTCCTTCAACTACGGTGTCAACAAGAGCAGCGACAGCTATCTGATCAACGACCGCTGGCAGGATGCGGGCCTGCAGATTTCCTTCAATCTGCTGGGATTGCTGTCACTGCCTGCACAGCGTCAGCTGGCTGACGCGGGTGTCCAACTGGCCGATCAGCGTCGTCTGGCTACCCAGATGGCGGTATTGACACAGCTGCACGTGGCACGTCTGCAATTTGCGAACGCCGTGCGCCAGTATGAAAGAGCACAGACCATCGCCTCGGTGGACCAGCGCCTGTCCGAGCATGTGAACAATCAGGTGCAGGCTGACAAGCTCAATGCGCTTGAGCGGGTCTCCCAGCAGACCACCACCATTCTTTCCGTGCTGCGCCGGTATCAGGCCCAATCCAATATGCAGGCCGCCAGCTCCCGCCTGCAAGCCACCCTGGGCATGGAGCCCGTGATCGAGGGCTCCGACAGCATGCCCTTGCCCGAACTCACGCAGGCCGTTGGCAAATCGCTGCAAAGCTGGGACGCGGGCCAATTCCAATGA
- a CDS encoding lipocalin family protein, translating to MSGFDAKRYMGTWYELARIDHSFETGLTQVSAQYSLNDDGTVTVVNRGYDETKKKWREAKGRARFQGDSSVAALKVSFFGPFYGGYNVVSLDDAYQTSLVIGNSLDYFWLLSRSKTMPEQQFRRLLEKAQSLGVDLSRVQVVAQ from the coding sequence GTGAGCGGCTTTGATGCCAAGCGCTACATGGGCACCTGGTATGAATTGGCAAGGATTGACCATAGTTTCGAAACGGGACTAACGCAGGTATCCGCGCAATACAGCCTCAACGACGATGGCACAGTGACGGTAGTCAACCGAGGTTATGACGAAACGAAGAAGAAATGGCGTGAGGCCAAGGGCAGGGCGCGCTTTCAGGGCGATTCCAGTGTGGCAGCGCTCAAGGTTTCTTTCTTTGGCCCGTTCTATGGCGGCTACAACGTGGTGAGCCTGGATGACGCTTACCAGACTTCCTTGGTGATAGGCAACAGCTTGGACTATTTCTGGTTGCTTTCGCGCAGCAAGACCATGCCCGAGCAGCAATTCAGACGACTGCTTGAAAAGGCACAGTCACTGGGTGTTGATCTGAGTCGTGTGCAGGTTGTCGCACAGTAG
- a CDS encoding ferritin-like domain-containing protein: MSFLHIAHPQGARRLFLGQSGLMLSGAAVALLAGREALAAKTGDGKAQDTQILNTALSAELEAIAAYQLGAESKLLQPSVLDLALTFQGHHKAHAELLAKTVEKLGGKPVVPKTAYNFPANQLKSQEDVLRFAARLEQGAVSAYLGAVPLFGNRELSKAAASILGDEAMHWAILRQAVGEAPVPTAFVS; encoded by the coding sequence ATGTCGTTTTTGCATATCGCTCATCCACAGGGCGCGCGCCGCCTCTTTCTTGGCCAATCCGGGCTGATGCTTTCAGGTGCCGCTGTTGCGCTATTAGCCGGCCGTGAAGCGCTAGCCGCCAAAACCGGCGATGGAAAAGCCCAGGACACTCAAATCCTGAACACCGCCCTGAGTGCAGAGCTGGAGGCCATCGCTGCTTATCAGTTGGGAGCAGAAAGCAAACTGCTGCAACCCTCCGTGCTGGATCTGGCCCTGACCTTCCAGGGCCATCACAAAGCGCATGCCGAACTACTAGCCAAGACGGTTGAAAAACTGGGTGGCAAGCCGGTGGTCCCCAAGACTGCTTACAACTTCCCAGCAAATCAGCTGAAATCACAGGAGGATGTGCTGCGCTTTGCGGCACGACTGGAGCAAGGGGCCGTCAGTGCCTATCTGGGAGCCGTTCCCTTGTTCGGCAATCGAGAACTATCCAAGGCTGCGGCCAGCATTCTGGGTGATGAAGCCATGCACTGGGCAATACTGCGCCAGGCAGTGGGCGAAGCACCGGTCCCCACGGCATTCGTATCATGA